CAGCACTGTCTCATTACCGatggttttttatatttactattttcCAGAGGGCATCAGGACAATTATTTTCATCCTAACTATATAAATTACCCACTCTTCCCTCCCATTAAACCAGAAGGACAAACATCGTTTCAGGAAAATGAGAAGATGCATCCTTCGTTCATGAGCATTCAGAAGTACCATAATGACAACATCCTCAAGAAAAGGCTCAGAACTAATTCCAGAAATATTTGGAAAACAGAAATTTGCAAAGCATTTTTATTTGTAGCTTCCAAAATATCTTTGAAaccacacacagagagagaaaggagaaaatatGAAAGTGAGgtgaaataaattatgcatTTGGAGGTTGCAGAGCAATAAAcattagtttatttttgacatGGGTTGATGTATCAAACAATGCATGTGTAAAGCACGGTCCCTACCTATCTGcaagtattttaagtaataataTCCCACTTTCAAACTGGAAGTGTGCAGGTTCGTAGTCCATCTTCTAAACACCAAACCCCATCCCAAAACACCAAGCAAGCTCACAATGATGAGCAGAAAGTCAATAATAACAGACATCTAAAAGaccacttatcaaaaaaaaaaaaaaaaaacagacatcTAAAAGACCAATGATTTGTATCCATAAGTTTACCTCAAAAACCCAATCTCCATGCAAGTCTGGATCATTTTTGTCACTCCATACATATGTGTGAGCTTGTAACTTCTCGGAAATATCCTGCAAAAATTTGTCACCCTCTTTTTTAGCACTCTCTGGGCAAGCATGAACTTTTCAGCTAATGATAATCATGACTAAATGGAAATATTTTCCTCATAGTCAccttctctttttcaaattctctttGGCAGCCCTGCATGGCTTATACATGTGCCCCCACAAGCATTTAAAGCATTACAAACTAGTACCAAAGTACATCTATCGAAGCTGTTGAAGTAACCcactcctttttcttttcttttttctttttttttttctttttttttttcttttcctctcagCGCCTTGCAGCAGTGCACTGCCAACTAGCTATGTGGCGCACTCTGAGCACATTTTAAAATCTGGGGATATTAGAAGGGATACTTGTAGGTTTTTTATATCAACCTACCGCTTGAGGTCTTCTAATATGCATGTCTTTTAATCTGTAATGGTTCATAGAAAGCAATCGAGAGGATTTCAATTATACTCACCATCAAGGAAACCTCAACAGTTCTCCTTTCATACTCAACATCCTCAAAAGCATCTAAAATATACAATTCAGGATTTGTGATTCCAGACAAGACCTGAAAAAATGCAACAATTTGATTTAACTTATTATTTGACACCTTTATCATAAAAGGCCTGAATTTTTTATAACCAGTTGTAATCATAAGTGTGTTGAATTTGCAAAATTTTAACTATAGCACTACACATGTTGCTTTACATCAAGTTTGGAACAAAGTGGCAAACAACTAAGTGAAGTAAAGACAAATTATTTGTGTTCAAACATATAGCTTTCAACAGATTCATGTGTATAACCAAGTGGTTCTGGAGTCTAGACCATAGCTCATTACTTCACCAGCTTCAAAAGATTATATCATCTCAATAAACAAATCTCTCTCATCCATAAATCCCTCTCCCCTCTCCTCAGGTGCGCACGCGCGGGGGGTGGAGGGGGCGGTACAAAAAATATACAGATGGATTAGAAAGATATCTTCAAAGTTCAAGGGTATAATTTTCCTTTCCAGCTTCAAGAAAGTTtattctcttctcttatttttcaaatgttaGAAGGCATATTTCTTGTGGTAAATTGTCAAAAATGCCACCGATCAGGTTCCATCAAAAGAATACTACTGACACACGAAAGTATAGCATAATCTAGATTTTGGTACAAAGCTCTTGCTCACATGAAAGAGTTCTGCAACTATGATCTAAACATTATACCACAAGCTCTTGAATGGATTCCAATTATGCAGATATAGAAGCAGAAACATTATTCGAAGCAAATTATGTCAGGCAGCCATTAAAGTGAAATAGATGATTATACATACCTTTCCCGTAACTTTCTTATTCTCCACAGGTAAAATAGCCGGATAAACACGTCCTTTGATGCTAAATCTATGACTGCATGTTGAAAATCAATGTCCAAAAGAAATAGCAAAATCAGCGAACAGAGCGAACAAAATGATGTAGACCAAGGACTATCAAATGCCAAAAGaggattttattgaaataacaGTAGCAACAACAGCAACACTAGGATGATGGTCATCAACAGACAATCACTCGAGGTATCGGTAAGCATATACTTCGTTGCCAAGCAGGCCAATccagaaacaaaatcaaagaaaactaaATTAGAAAGAGGCACGACTAGAAAACATTGCATGGCTAACACGTTGTTCTTCGGATTGTAAATTTCcgtgagaaaaaaattatgactgCCAATGTAATCAAGAAATTAAAGCATGAATAGAAATAGACCTGACAAACAAAACCAGGTTGGTCCGGTCCGCGATAATTGTTGCATAGTTGCATGAATACttaaaatatggaaaaaatatatatacaaaagacaAATGCGATAATACAAACGGGATAGCATTCACATCGGTCGGGCTTGTGATCCGAAATCATAGGAGAATAGAGATGATTAGGAATTGTGTTTAAGAGGTTAGGCTGCGGGCAATATCAACcgcgcacagagagagagagagagactgacaAGCCGTGGAGGATGGCAGAGGATGATGGAGGTACTCGTTTCAGGAGCACCTTAACAACGTCGTCTGCCAGGAGGCTGCCGTACACGAAGACGTTGTGAAGGACCGGAGACTGAGACTGGGCTCCTACTCCGATTCCGGCCCCGCTCGCAAAGCTCccactcatttttttctttgagcgctctctctctttctctctctcactctcgctATATATATGGCTAATCTCGCCTTTTCGGCAGGTAGGAGGTGCCGAGAGTGATCGCGATGGTGGTTTCAGAGCTACTTCTCGCAGGTGGTTTAATTTATCAAGTAGTCGTCACTCTCCGCCAACCAGCGCTAGCTAATATACG
This genomic interval from Juglans microcarpa x Juglans regia isolate MS1-56 chromosome 4D, Jm3101_v1.0, whole genome shotgun sequence contains the following:
- the LOC121261209 gene encoding AIG2-like protein D, whose protein sequence is MSGSFASGAGIGVGAQSQSPVLHNVFVYGSLLADDVVKVLLKRVPPSSSAILHGFHRFSIKGRVYPAILPVENKKVTGKVLSGITNPELYILDAFEDVEYERRTVEVSLMDISEKLQAHTYVWSDKNDPDLHGDWVFEEWKQVHMDDFIKMTSGFVEELELPESKPRVATYESFYKQEG